One window from the genome of Salisaeta longa DSM 21114 encodes:
- a CDS encoding pyruvate dehydrogenase complex E1 component subunit beta translates to MPLRPHSEPESSIMAELQLREAIRAAMSEEMRRDDDIFLMGEEVAEYDGAYKVSKGMLDEFGSKRIIDTPISELGFAGLGIGAAMNGLRPIIEFMTFNFSFVAFDQVVNNATNIRYMSGGQFKLPIVFRGPNGAAGQLGATHSNSTEAVYSNFPGLKIIAPSNPDDAKGLLKSAIRDDDPVLFMESELMYGLKGEVSDAEDYLLPIGVARVAREGSDVTFVAHSKSYHVAMDAAEELASDGYEAEVIDPRTIKPLDIETIVQSVMKTNRLVVVDESNPFASFASEVTHQVQDRAFDYLDAPVVRVTAPDTPAPYAPNLMDAYMPSTHDVIQAARRVLYAD, encoded by the coding sequence ATTCCCCTTCGACCCCATTCCGAACCTGAATCTAGCATCATGGCAGAACTGCAACTTCGTGAAGCAATCCGCGCGGCAATGTCGGAAGAAATGCGGCGCGACGACGACATCTTCCTCATGGGCGAGGAGGTGGCCGAGTACGACGGTGCCTACAAAGTGAGCAAGGGCATGCTCGACGAGTTCGGCTCGAAGCGCATCATCGATACCCCCATCAGCGAGCTGGGCTTCGCCGGCCTGGGCATTGGGGCTGCGATGAACGGCTTGCGCCCCATCATCGAATTCATGACGTTCAACTTTTCGTTCGTCGCGTTCGACCAGGTGGTGAACAACGCCACCAACATTCGCTACATGAGCGGCGGTCAGTTTAAGCTGCCCATCGTATTTCGGGGGCCAAACGGCGCCGCCGGGCAGCTGGGCGCCACGCACTCGAACTCCACCGAGGCGGTGTATTCCAACTTTCCGGGCCTCAAGATCATCGCGCCGTCCAACCCGGACGACGCGAAAGGTTTGCTGAAGAGCGCCATCCGCGACGACGACCCGGTGCTGTTCATGGAAAGCGAGCTGATGTACGGGCTGAAGGGTGAGGTGTCTGACGCGGAGGACTACCTGCTACCCATCGGCGTGGCCCGCGTGGCCCGCGAGGGCAGCGACGTCACCTTTGTGGCGCACAGCAAAAGCTACCATGTGGCCATGGACGCGGCCGAGGAGCTCGCGAGCGACGGGTATGAGGCGGAGGTGATCGATCCGCGCACCATCAAGCCGCTCGACATTGAGACCATCGTGCAGTCGGTCATGAAAACGAACCGCCTGGTGGTTGTCGACGAGAGCAATCCGTTCGCGAGCTTCGCCAGCGAGGTGACGCACCAGGTGCAAGACCGCGCGTTCGATTACCTCGATGCCCCCGTGGTGCGCGTCACCGCGCCCGACACCCCGGCCCCCTACGCGCCCAACCTGATGGATGCGTACATGCCCAGCACCCACGACGTCATTCAGGCTGCCCGCCGCGTGCTGTACGCCGACTAA
- a CDS encoding pyruvate dehydrogenase complex dihydrolipoamide acetyltransferase, whose amino-acid sequence MAIRIEMPKLSDTMEEGVLSAWLKEEGDTVSAGDVLAQVETDKATMDVEAFDEGVLLKTLIDEGEAVPIGSLIAVIGDEGEDISDILDDAGAADAASADKAGGDAPDEEGAAPASDEADTQSADTSSDEAEPSGDGALRERTAAPVPAGRDASGERVKASPLARRMAADHEIELADIEGSGPNGRVVKRDVEAHLEAAEEAPAPERAAEPAPAAQPTYEMPSTVGGDGQPAYETEDISQMRKAIARRLAQSKYTAPHFYLTVDLDVSRLIEVRAQINEGAEAAGRPKVSYNDFITKACALALKEHPYVNASYLPDEGEIRKHRPVHVGVAVAIDEGLITPVIRNADQKGLATIAEETRTLAAKARNRELQPEEFEGATFTTSNLGMFGIEEFTAIINPPNSAILAIGEIRETPVVEDGAVVPGQRMKVTLSCDHRVVDGAVGAQFLATVRQYLEEPMTMLL is encoded by the coding sequence ATGGCCATTCGTATCGAAATGCCGAAGCTGAGTGACACCATGGAAGAAGGGGTGCTCTCGGCTTGGCTCAAGGAAGAAGGCGACACGGTTTCCGCGGGCGACGTGCTTGCCCAGGTGGAAACGGACAAAGCCACGATGGACGTGGAAGCGTTCGACGAGGGCGTGTTGCTCAAAACGCTCATCGACGAGGGCGAGGCGGTGCCCATTGGCAGCCTCATTGCCGTGATCGGCGACGAAGGCGAAGACATCTCCGACATTTTGGATGATGCAGGAGCCGCCGATGCGGCATCGGCGGACAAAGCGGGCGGTGATGCGCCGGACGAAGAAGGCGCGGCGCCTGCCTCCGACGAAGCGGATACCCAATCAGCAGACACCTCGTCGGATGAAGCCGAGCCCTCGGGCGATGGCGCGCTGCGTGAGCGCACGGCCGCCCCGGTGCCCGCGGGCCGCGATGCCTCGGGCGAGCGCGTGAAGGCGTCGCCCCTGGCCCGCCGCATGGCCGCCGATCATGAGATAGAATTGGCCGATATTGAGGGCAGCGGTCCCAACGGCCGTGTGGTGAAGCGCGACGTGGAGGCCCATCTGGAGGCTGCAGAAGAAGCGCCGGCCCCCGAGCGTGCCGCCGAACCGGCGCCCGCGGCCCAGCCCACCTACGAGATGCCGTCTACGGTGGGCGGCGATGGGCAGCCGGCCTACGAGACGGAAGACATCTCGCAGATGCGCAAAGCCATTGCGCGCCGCCTTGCCCAGAGCAAGTACACCGCCCCGCACTTCTATCTGACGGTAGACCTGGACGTGTCGCGACTCATCGAGGTGCGCGCGCAAATCAACGAGGGTGCCGAGGCAGCCGGCCGACCCAAGGTGTCGTACAACGACTTCATCACGAAAGCCTGTGCGCTGGCGCTGAAGGAGCATCCGTACGTGAACGCCTCGTACCTGCCCGACGAAGGCGAAATTCGCAAACACCGTCCGGTGCATGTGGGCGTCGCGGTGGCCATCGACGAGGGCCTCATCACGCCGGTCATTCGCAACGCCGACCAAAAGGGCCTCGCAACCATTGCGGAAGAAACCCGCACGCTGGCCGCCAAAGCCCGCAACCGTGAGCTTCAGCCCGAGGAGTTTGAGGGCGCAACCTTTACCACGAGCAATCTGGGCATGTTCGGGATCGAGGAGTTCACGGCCATCATCAATCCGCCCAACAGCGCCATTCTGGCCATCGGAGAAATCCGCGAGACGCCGGTCGTTGAAGACGGCGCGGTGGTGCCGGGGCAGCGCATGAAGGTGACCCTGTCGTGCGATCACCGCGTGGTGGATGGCGCCGTCGGCGCGCAGTTCCTGGCCACGGTGCGCCAGTACCTCGAAGAGCCCATGACGATGCTCCTGTAA
- a CDS encoding metallophosphoesterase family protein has translation MTIAHISDMHFGRIAHPGVVDALADDINAAGIDVVACSGDLTQRARRHEFAAARDFLDALDPPTLVVPGNHDTYPWWHPIKRLTRPLGRYRRYISDAAHAQHRSATLYLLGLNSTRGFTIKGGRILPSQRQRMQRFFADAPSSALRVLMLHHHLTKIRALGSHDVARHARAALDAAARAGVDLILCGHLHISHIEPVEVVPGTHRIVVATAGTATSSRGRKADRGVNFYNRIRITDEAFTVAEHRFDPADEAFAVERQTTFRRADSEGPSASSAPPALHAQHERTG, from the coding sequence ATGACGATTGCCCATATCTCGGATATGCATTTCGGGCGCATTGCGCACCCGGGCGTTGTGGACGCGCTCGCAGACGACATCAACGCCGCCGGTATTGATGTTGTCGCGTGTAGCGGCGACCTGACGCAGCGGGCGCGCCGGCATGAGTTTGCGGCGGCGCGCGACTTTCTGGATGCGCTCGATCCGCCTACGCTGGTGGTGCCCGGCAATCACGACACCTATCCGTGGTGGCATCCCATCAAGCGCCTCACCCGGCCGTTGGGGCGCTACCGCCGGTACATCAGCGACGCGGCGCACGCGCAGCACCGCAGCGCCACGCTCTACCTGCTGGGCCTCAACTCCACCCGTGGGTTTACCATCAAGGGCGGGCGCATCCTGCCGTCGCAGCGCCAGCGGATGCAACGCTTCTTTGCCGACGCGCCGTCGTCGGCGTTGCGCGTGCTGATGTTGCACCATCACCTCACCAAGATCCGGGCCCTTGGCTCGCACGACGTGGCCCGCCATGCACGAGCGGCCCTCGATGCCGCGGCACGGGCCGGCGTCGATCTCATCTTATGCGGGCACCTCCACATTTCGCACATCGAGCCGGTGGAGGTGGTGCCGGGCACGCATCGTATCGTCGTGGCCACTGCAGGCACCGCCACCAGCAGCCGGGGGCGGAAGGCAGACCGCGGCGTCAACTTTTACAACCGCATTCGCATCACCGACGAGGCGTTTACCGTGGCCGAGCATCGGTTCGATCCGGCGGACGAGGCGTTTGCAGTGGAGCGCCAAACCACGTTCCGGCGAGCGGACAGCGAGGGGCCCAGTGCATCATCGGCACCGCCGGCCCTGCACGCCCAGCACGAACGCACCGGCTGA
- the ispD gene encoding 2-C-methyl-D-erythritol 4-phosphate cytidylyltransferase, translated as MAHDTEASDTAQAHEVAVLVPAAGRGTRLGGPRKQFRMLGDAPLLVQTLRAFDRHPAVGHLIVAVPSTDVQATTDRLQEAALHKLSAVVSGGASRQASVAHALRAVPSPVEVVLVHDAVRPFIRPNYIEAVIEASRTHGAAALAVPVADTLRRGADGTFQDTVPRDGLYRMQTPQGFRRAWLERAHQAPAPEAPRTDDVGLVQAQGHTVHIVEGSARNFKVTTPSDWALAQQLWPHWSTEPLQ; from the coding sequence ATGGCGCACGATACGGAGGCATCGGACACGGCGCAGGCGCACGAGGTGGCGGTGCTGGTGCCGGCTGCCGGACGGGGCACGCGCCTGGGCGGGCCGCGCAAACAATTTCGGATGCTGGGCGATGCGCCGCTCCTTGTGCAAACGCTTCGCGCCTTCGACCGGCACCCCGCCGTCGGCCACTTGATTGTGGCCGTGCCCAGTACCGACGTGCAAGCCACCACGGATCGGCTGCAGGAGGCGGCCCTCCACAAGCTCTCGGCCGTTGTGAGCGGCGGTGCTTCGCGGCAGGCCTCGGTGGCGCATGCGCTGCGGGCCGTGCCCTCTCCGGTGGAGGTGGTGCTGGTGCACGACGCGGTGCGCCCCTTTATCCGACCCAACTACATCGAGGCCGTCATCGAGGCGTCGCGCACCCATGGTGCGGCCGCGCTGGCCGTTCCCGTGGCCGACACGCTGCGCCGCGGCGCCGACGGTACGTTTCAGGATACCGTGCCGCGCGATGGGCTCTACCGCATGCAAACGCCGCAAGGCTTTCGGCGGGCGTGGCTGGAGCGCGCCCATCAGGCCCCAGCCCCCGAGGCTCCGCGCACGGATGATGTGGGCCTCGTGCAGGCGCAGGGCCACACGGTGCATATCGTGGAAGGCAGCGCGCGCAACTTCAAGGTCACTACCCCGAGCGACTGGGCCCTGGCACAGCAGCTGTGGCCCCACTGGTCGACCGAACCCCTCCAGTAG
- the queA gene encoding tRNA preQ1(34) S-adenosylmethionine ribosyltransferase-isomerase QueA encodes MKRSEFKYDFPKELTAEYPAEPRDSCRLMVVDRAEQTVDHRTFTDLPEYFNAGDVMIVNNTKVYPARLFGNKQKTDAKIEVFLLRELNPESRLWDVMVDPARKIRIGNKLYFDDELTAEVIDNTTSRGRTIRFRFEGTNEDLYAKIRELGETPLPPYIKRDVEPDDRDRYQTIFAEHRGAVAAPTAGLHFTDRLLDELRAKGVHIVPITLHVGAGTFRPVGVEDLTKHRMDSEEYTIPEDTAEKVNKALRSKENTVTAVGTTVVRTIESSLSVDEMLKAGSSWTDLFIYPPHEFKITDRLITNFHRPESTLLMMVSAFGGYDFMMDVYEQAVEEEYRLFSFGDAMIIK; translated from the coding sequence ATGAAGCGTTCCGAGTTCAAGTACGACTTCCCCAAAGAACTCACAGCCGAGTATCCCGCCGAACCCCGCGACTCCTGCCGCCTGATGGTTGTAGACCGCGCGGAGCAGACCGTCGACCATCGCACCTTCACCGATCTGCCCGAGTATTTTAACGCGGGCGACGTGATGATCGTCAACAACACGAAGGTATACCCGGCCCGGCTCTTCGGCAACAAGCAGAAGACGGACGCAAAGATTGAGGTCTTCCTGCTTCGTGAGCTCAACCCCGAAAGCCGCTTGTGGGACGTGATGGTCGATCCGGCCCGCAAGATCCGCATCGGCAACAAGCTGTACTTCGATGACGAGCTGACGGCCGAAGTCATCGACAACACCACCTCGCGCGGCCGCACGATTCGCTTTCGGTTTGAGGGCACCAACGAAGACCTCTACGCCAAAATTCGGGAGCTTGGCGAGACGCCGCTTCCGCCGTACATCAAGCGCGACGTAGAGCCCGACGACCGCGATCGGTACCAGACGATCTTTGCGGAGCATCGGGGCGCGGTGGCCGCCCCAACGGCCGGCCTTCACTTTACCGATCGGCTCTTGGACGAGCTGCGGGCGAAGGGCGTGCACATTGTGCCCATCACGCTGCACGTCGGCGCCGGCACCTTCCGCCCGGTGGGCGTGGAGGACCTCACCAAGCACCGCATGGACTCTGAGGAGTACACGATTCCGGAGGACACCGCGGAGAAGGTCAACAAGGCCCTGCGCTCCAAAGAAAACACCGTCACGGCAGTGGGCACGACTGTGGTGCGCACCATCGAATCGAGCCTGTCGGTGGACGAGATGCTGAAAGCCGGATCGAGCTGGACCGACCTGTTCATCTATCCGCCGCATGAGTTCAAAATTACGGATCGGCTCATCACCAACTTCCACCGGCCCGAGAGCACCTTGCTCATGATGGTTTCGGCGTTTGGCGGCTACGATTTCATGATGGACGTGTACGAACAGGCGGTGGAGGAAGAATATCGCCTGTTTTCGTTTGGCGACGCGATGATCATCAAGTAA